A region from the Populus trichocarpa isolate Nisqually-1 chromosome 18, P.trichocarpa_v4.1, whole genome shotgun sequence genome encodes:
- the LOC7488930 gene encoding probable RNA methyltransferase At5g51130 — protein MTEDKENKNGIMERKRKRKQNDRNKKNPEENQNNHNQDQDQKNAVKEDKEKESEGKTTKQEVTSEDNNKRKHKIVFPFGNYRNYYGYRINEVDGDPRLKVFERDWFQGKDCLDIGCNSGILTIQIARKLHCKSILGIDIDSDRVSDAYWHLRKFARTENVEKNSTKVTRLEVKNKVNGAKRSASASSVETKEDSSASSKGDLFDVVSFRQENFVQSQRPSEKQYDTILCLSVTKWIHLNWGDDGLITLFSKIWRLLHPGGILVLEPQPWQSYEKNRRVSETTAMNYRTIMFRPESFREILLDKIGFRRVEDITDGLSGSKAGFDRPIFVYHK, from the exons ATGAcagaagataaagaaaacaaaaacggaATCATGGAGAGGAAGCGGAAGCGGAAGCAAAATGATAGAAATAAGAAGAATCCagaagaaaaccaaaacaatcaCAATCAAGATCAAGATCAGAAGAATGCAGTAAAAGAGGATAAGGAGAAAGAAAGTgaaggaaaaacaacaaaacaagaagtTACCTCTGAAGACAACAACAAGAGGAAACACAAAATTGTATTTCCATTCGGCAATTATAGAAACTACTATGGTTATCGT ATTAATGAAGTGGATGGAGACCCAAGACTTAAGGTCTTTGAGAGGGATTGGTTTCAAGGCAAGGATTGTCTTGACATTGGTTGCAATAGTGGCATTCTCACCATtcaaattg CAAGGAAGTTACACTGCAAAAGCATTCTTGGAATCGACATCGACTCTG ATAGAGTTTCAGATGCATATTGGCATTTGAGAAAATTTGCAAGAACAGAAAATGTTGAGAAAAACAGTACAAAGGTTACCAGATTGGaggttaaaaataaagtaaatggtGCCAAGCGAAGTGCATCTGCTTCTTCGGTTGAGACAAAAGAGGACAGCTCAGCTTCTAGTAAAGGAGATCTATTTGATGTAGTTTCTTTCCGACAAGAAAATTTTGTTCAGAGTCAGCGTCCATCAGAGAAGCAATATGATACAATTCTTTG TTTGAGTGTGACAAAATGGATTCATCTGAACTGGGGGGATGATGGATTGattactttattttcaaaaatatggAGGCTTCTACATCCG GGTGGCATTCTAGTGCTAGAACCTCAACCTTGGCAGTCATATGAGAAGAATCGACGTGTCTCTGAG ACAACAGCAATGAATTATCGAACTATCATGTTTCGTCCGGAAAGTTTTAGGGAAATTCTTCTGGATAAG ATTGGATTTAGACGGGTAGAGGACATTACTGATGGCTTGTCAGGCAGCAAAGCTGGATTTGATAGACCCATTTTTGTCTACCACAAATGA
- the LOC7488931 gene encoding probable lactoylglutathione lyase, chloroplastic produces the protein MASSTIRPSSASSLFRLCNTTNTCAASLVSLHPSSRRFPYLASAVPQSHFFGLRASSKIWRGESRSITAGNMAQASTAASLLEWVKKDKRRMLHVVYRVGDLDRTIKFYTECLGMKLLRKRDIPEERYANAFLGYGPEDSHFVIELTYNYGVDSYDIGTGFGHFGIALEDVAKTVELIKAKGGKVTREPGPVKGGSTVIAFIEDPDGYKFELLERGPTPEPLCQVMLRVGDLDRSINFYEKAFGMELLRKRDNPEYKYTIAMMGYGPEDKNAVLELTYNYGVTEYDKGNAYAQIAIGTDDVYRTAEAVKLFGGKVTREPGPLPGISTKITACLDPDGWKTVFVDNIDFLKELE, from the exons ATGGCTTCCTCCACAATTAGACCATCCTCAGCGTCTTCTTTGTTCAGGCTCTGTAATACTACCAATACCTGTGCTGCTTCTCTTGTTTCTCTTCATCCTTCTTCTCGCAGATTCCCTTATCTTGCCAGTG CTGTTCCTCAATCGCATTTCTTCGGTTTGAGAGCTTCTTCTAAGATTTGGAGAGGAGAGAGTAGAAGCATTACAGCTGGAAACATGGCACAAGCAAGCACAGCTGCTAGTCTGTTGGAGTGGGTCAAAAAGGACAAGCGTAGAATGCTACATGTTGTTTATCGCGTTGGGGATTTGGACAGGACTATAAA GTTCTACACTGAGTGTCTGGGGATGAAGCTGCTGAGGAAACGTGACATACCGGAGGAGAGATATGCAAATGCCTTTCTCGGATATGGACCTGAAGATTCTCACTTCGTCATAGAACTCACTTACA ATTATGGAGTTGACAGCTACGATATTGGAACTGGATTTGGACATTTTGGCATTGCACTTGAGGAT GTTGCCAAGACAGTTGAACTCATAAAGGCCAAGGGTGGCAAAGTGACCAGAGAACCTGGTCCTGTTAAAGGTGGCAGTACAGTTATTGCTTTTATTGAAGATCCTGATGGTTATAAATTTGAACTGTTGGAAAGAGGACCCACACCTGAGCCACTCTGTCAGGTTATGCTTCGGGTTGGTGATCTTGATCGCTCTATAAATTTTTACGAGAAG gCTTTTGGCATGGAGCTTCTTCGCAAACGAGATAATCCAGAGTACAAG TATACAATAGCAATGATGGGTTACGGCCCTGAAGATAAAAATGCTGTGCTGGAGTTGACATACAACTATGGGGTCACTGAATATGACAAAGGAAATGCATATGCTCAG ATTGCAATAGGCACCGATGATGTCTATAGAACTGCAGAAGCAGTTAAACTCTTTGGTGGGAAAGTTACCCGAGAACCTGGACCATTGCCTGGTATCAGCACCAAGATAACTGCATGCTTGGACCCGGATGGTTGGAAGACG GTTTTTGTAGATAACATTGACTTTCTCAAGGAACTGGAGTGA